CCAGACGCTCCTCCGCGACCTCGAGAAGCTCGACATCGAGCATCCCCGCAGCGCGGCGCAGGCGGCGGCGCCGGGCGACGAGGCCGAGGACGCCGACGGCACCGCCGCCCCGGCCGGGAAGCAGGCCGACGCGGAATCGTCCAGCGATTCCGCCACGGCGGACACCGGCGCGGCGGCGTCCGCCGTCCCCGTGAAACCCACCCGCCCCCGCCCGCCGCCCGATTCACCGGAACGCCGCGCCGCGCTGGCCGCCATCCTCGACGCCTTCAACGCCCGCGGCCCCTACCACGCCGGCATCAACGACATTCGCACGCTCCTGAATTACGGCGACGCGGCCGCCCGCCGCGCCCTCGTCGAGTCCGCGCTCGTCGTCCTCCGCGGCCTCTACCAGGAGGGTATCCACGACGAGAGCCCGCTCTTCGCCTCCCCGGGCGCGCCCGGCAAGGTGGCCGTTTTCCGCATCAGCCGCCCCGGCGGCGCCAGCGAGCAGCACACCGTGCAGTCCCTCGAAGCCGCCGAGCGTTTTCTCCGCATCAACCTCGAAACCCCCGGCACGGACAGCCGCACCCTGCTCGCCCTCTTCCGCATCTTCCACAACGGCCTCAACCCCAACCTCGTCTTCGACACCGACTCCTCCGACCACCTCCAGGAGGAAACCCTCAAAAACCTCCAGCCCGTCACCGTCCAGGTCGAGCGCGGCCAGACCATCGTCGAGCCCGGCATCCGCGTCACCCCCGAGCAATACGAAATGCTGGAGGCGCACCGCCGTTACCTTTACGAGCACGGCGGGGCCGACACCATGGAAGCGCTCGAGTTTTTCCGCCGCGTCCTCTTCGTCCTCGCCATGGTCATCGCCTGCGTCGTCTATATCCGCATCGAGGACCGCGAGACGCTCCAGAACAACGGCCGCCTCGCCCTCCTCGCCCTCGTCGTCATCGCCAACCTCGGCCTCATCCGCTTCACCTACTGGCTGAGCGAGCTGCCCTATTTCATCCAGAACTCCTCCATCGCCTCGCTGCTGCCCTATGTCGCGCCCACCGCCATCGCCGCGCTCCTCGTCGCCATCCTGATCGACACCGGCTCGGCCATCTTCATGGCGCTGCTCGTGTCGATTTTCACCAGCGTCATCTTCGGCAACCGCCTCGACCTGCTCGTCGTCACGTTCCTCGCCTCGATGGTCGGCATCTTTTTCTGCCAGCAGGTCCGCCGCCGCGGCTCCGTCGTGCGCGCCGCCACCCTCGGCGGGCTCACGGTCGCCGTCTTCGCGCTCCTCCTCGGCATCATCGACCAGCAGCCCATCCTGCGCGCCCCCTTCACCGTCCCCGGGCAAATGCTCGCCGGCCTCTGCAACGGCCTGCTCACCGGCATCATCGTCGCCGGCATTCTCCCCGTGATCGAGGGCCTCTTCAAGCGCACCACCGACATCACGCTGCTCGAACTCACCGACTTCAACCACCCGCTCCTGCGCTTCATGCAGATGGAGGCGCCCGGCACCTATCACCACTCCCTCGTCGTCGCGCAACTCTCCGAAAACGCCGCCGCCGCCATCGGCGCCAATCCCCTGCTCGCGCGCGTCTGCGCCCTGTTCCACGACATCGGCAAGACCAGCAAGCCCGAGTATTTCACCGAAAACCAGCGCGACCGCGCCAACCCCCACGACGAAAGCAACCCCTCCCTCTCCGCCCTCATCATCAAGGCGCATGTGAAGGACGGCGTGGACCTCGCGCTCAAGCACAAGCTCCCCCGCGCCGTCATCGACGTCATCCAGCAGCACCACGGCACCACCCTCATCCGCTTCTTCCTCCAGCGCGCGCTCAACCAGACCCGGCTGCAAAGCGCCACCAGCTTCCCCATCGCCGCGCCCGGCGCCACCCTCCCGCCCGCCCCGCCCACGGGCTCCAAGTCCCCGATTCCCACCTCCGGCTCCAAACCCCCGATTCCCGTCACCCCCACGCCCACGCCCCTCCGTCCCGAGCACCTGAAGGTCATCGAGACCACTTACCGCTACGACGGCCCGCGCCCCCGCTTCAAGGAAAGCGCCATCATCCACCTCGCCGACTCGGTCGAGGCCGCCTCGCGCTCCCTGCGCCGCGTGACCCCGCAGCACCTCGGCGAACTCATCGGCCACCTCTTCGAGGAGCGCCTGCAGGACGGCCAGCTCGACGAATGCCCGCTCACGCTCGCCGAGCTGGCGAAGATCAAGGACAGTTTCGCCCGCACGCTCCTCAACATGCTC
This genomic stretch from Termitidicoccus mucosus harbors:
- a CDS encoding HDIG domain-containing metalloprotein gives rise to the protein MSIFAKFRGNLSAPRKRKTARSSGVADFFQSSRIVAAFIFFVTVVAIVGISFVGIHAVNLPVLPNQIASTRIVASESFSYQSAEKTRLAREQIRNRVPRVYRLDYGELRRFESAIQTLLRDLEKLDIEHPRSAAQAAAPGDEAEDADGTAAPAGKQADAESSSDSATADTGAAASAVPVKPTRPRPPPDSPERRAALAAILDAFNARGPYHAGINDIRTLLNYGDAAARRALVESALVVLRGLYQEGIHDESPLFASPGAPGKVAVFRISRPGGASEQHTVQSLEAAERFLRINLETPGTDSRTLLALFRIFHNGLNPNLVFDTDSSDHLQEETLKNLQPVTVQVERGQTIVEPGIRVTPEQYEMLEAHRRYLYEHGGADTMEALEFFRRVLFVLAMVIACVVYIRIEDRETLQNNGRLALLALVVIANLGLIRFTYWLSELPYFIQNSSIASLLPYVAPTAIAALLVAILIDTGSAIFMALLVSIFTSVIFGNRLDLLVVTFLASMVGIFFCQQVRRRGSVVRAATLGGLTVAVFALLLGIIDQQPILRAPFTVPGQMLAGLCNGLLTGIIVAGILPVIEGLFKRTTDITLLELTDFNHPLLRFMQMEAPGTYHHSLVVAQLSENAAAAIGANPLLARVCALFHDIGKTSKPEYFTENQRDRANPHDESNPSLSALIIKAHVKDGVDLALKHKLPRAVIDVIQQHHGTTLIRFFLQRALNQTRLQSATSFPIAAPGATLPPAPPTGSKSPIPTSGSKPPIPVTPTPTPLRPEHLKVIETTYRYDGPRPRFKESAIIHLADSVEAASRSLRRVTPQHLGELIGHLFEERLQDGQLDECPLTLAELAKIKDSFARTLLNMLHSRVAYPPADAEQKPAPETREGGASKD